The Metabacillus sediminilitoris genome window below encodes:
- a CDS encoding GNAT family N-acetyltransferase, with protein MTFEKYIEALDLAYISSFSKKVNTSWGCLFYNEDQPNYYDANHAHISSYTHAYEEIIDEVISFYEEKQLVPRIYLTQYGGHEDFITTLKQKGFGFEEFDSPIQLWKTKVDIIKNPKVQIEKVTEENMQSAIDIECQIPELGGTIRDKAFKEEFSQEAYTHYLLKYDGAPCSTACIFQHENDARLESVATLAEYRGKGLISQLIHHIQEDVLNRNIDRLWVMPINERVENVYKKSGFETIANVKVGHAYLGGKSIEDIRKGQ; from the coding sequence ATGACGTTTGAAAAGTATATTGAGGCATTGGACCTTGCTTATATTTCCTCATTTTCTAAGAAAGTAAACACAAGCTGGGGATGCCTCTTTTATAATGAGGATCAGCCAAATTATTATGATGCAAACCATGCTCATATTTCTAGTTACACACATGCCTATGAAGAAATTATTGATGAGGTCATATCTTTTTATGAGGAAAAACAGTTAGTTCCAAGGATTTATCTTACCCAATATGGAGGACATGAAGATTTTATCACAACACTCAAACAAAAGGGGTTTGGCTTTGAAGAATTTGATAGTCCAATTCAGCTTTGGAAAACAAAGGTTGATATCATTAAGAATCCGAAGGTGCAAATTGAAAAAGTAACAGAAGAGAATATGCAGTCTGCCATCGATATTGAGTGCCAAATCCCAGAATTAGGCGGGACGATCAGGGACAAGGCGTTCAAAGAAGAATTTTCACAAGAAGCTTACACTCATTATTTATTAAAATATGACGGTGCTCCATGTTCAACAGCATGCATTTTTCAACATGAGAATGATGCAAGATTAGAAAGTGTTGCCACATTAGCAGAATATCGGGGAAAGGGACTAATTAGTCAACTCATTCACCATATTCAAGAGGATGTATTAAATAGAAATATTGATCGACTTTGGGTCATGCCAATAAATGAAAGAGTAGAAAACGTTTATAAGAAATCGGGATTTGAGACCATTGCGAATGTTAAGGTTGGGCATGCTTATTTAGGCGGAAAAAGTATAGAAGATATTCGGAAGGGACAATAA
- a CDS encoding response regulator transcription factor, which produces MNILLAEDDQKLGELITYMLMKKVKYQVEWVQTGEDAYEYAKASHYDVIIMDWMMPHGDGIEICRLLRSNGYGGAILMLTAKDAIQDRVAGLDSGADDYLVKPFEIDELLARLRALSRRNFSPIREEVLLIENLTINRTSQSLQMDQEMIQLTPREYQLLDLLVQNKGQVLTRDIIFERIWGNKTDVAYKTIDATVKLLRKKLKKFGKGDWLQSIRGVGYKLETN; this is translated from the coding sequence ATGAATATTTTATTAGCTGAAGATGATCAAAAGCTTGGTGAGCTTATTACATATATGCTTATGAAAAAAGTAAAGTATCAAGTAGAATGGGTACAAACTGGTGAAGATGCATATGAGTATGCAAAAGCCTCTCACTATGATGTGATCATTATGGACTGGATGATGCCTCATGGAGATGGCATCGAGATTTGCCGGCTCTTAAGAAGCAATGGGTATGGTGGAGCGATATTAATGCTAACTGCAAAAGATGCCATTCAAGATCGTGTTGCCGGACTTGATTCTGGAGCAGATGACTACCTTGTGAAACCGTTCGAAATTGATGAATTATTAGCAAGACTAAGAGCACTATCACGTCGTAATTTTTCACCCATTCGTGAAGAAGTTCTGCTAATTGAAAATTTAACGATCAATCGAACAAGCCAATCGCTGCAAATGGATCAAGAAATGATTCAATTGACACCGCGTGAATACCAGCTTCTTGATTTATTGGTGCAAAATAAAGGACAAGTCCTGACTAGAGACATCATATTTGAGCGAATATGGGGAAACAAGACAGATGTGGCATATAAAACAATTGATGCGACCGTTAAATTACTGCGTAAAAAGCTAAAGAAATTCGGAAAAGGAGATTGGTTACAAAGCATCAGAGGGGTAGGATATAAACTTGAAACGAACTAA
- the fumC gene encoding class II fumarate hydratase, whose product MNYRIEKDTMGEIQVPADKYWGAQTQRSKQNFKIGGEKMPNEVIIGFAILKRSAAKVNDSLGKLHNEKAKAIVKACDEIIEGKLNEHFPLVVWQTGSGTQSNMNVNEVIARRGNEFLKEKGMDVTIHPNDDVNMSQSSNDTFPTAMHIAGVLAVTNRLLPAIDTLSVTLEEKVKKFKDVVKIGRTHLQDATPLTLGQEISGWSHMLHQTKEMIQQSVEYMKNLAIGGTAVGTGINAHPEFGRRVAEEISSYTEEKFTSSINKFHALTSHDETVFVHGALKALAANLMKIANDVRWLASGPRCGIGEITIPENEPGSSIMPGKVNPTQSEALTMVAAQVMGNDATIGFAASQGNFELNVFKPVIIYNFLQSVQLLSDAIISFNDNCAIGIEANLPVINRYVNDSLMLVTALNPHIGYENAAKIAKLAHKEGLTLKEAAVRLELLTEDQFEQYVKPEEMVYPKE is encoded by the coding sequence GTGAATTATCGTATTGAAAAGGACACAATGGGCGAGATTCAAGTACCAGCTGATAAATATTGGGGAGCCCAAACACAACGAAGTAAGCAAAATTTCAAAATTGGCGGCGAGAAGATGCCAAATGAAGTAATTATCGGTTTCGCCATCTTAAAAAGAAGTGCTGCAAAAGTAAATGATTCACTTGGAAAGTTACATAATGAAAAAGCTAAGGCAATAGTAAAAGCATGTGATGAAATTATAGAGGGTAAATTAAATGAACATTTTCCACTTGTCGTCTGGCAAACAGGCAGTGGAACACAAAGTAATATGAATGTGAATGAGGTCATTGCCAGAAGAGGAAATGAATTTCTAAAGGAAAAAGGGATGGATGTTACGATTCATCCTAATGATGATGTGAATATGAGTCAAAGTTCGAATGATACGTTTCCTACTGCAATGCATATTGCAGGAGTGTTAGCCGTAACCAATAGGCTGTTGCCGGCTATTGACACGCTTTCTGTAACATTGGAAGAAAAAGTAAAAAAATTCAAGGATGTTGTGAAAATTGGACGGACACATTTGCAGGATGCGACACCGTTAACACTTGGACAAGAGATTAGTGGATGGTCACATATGCTTCACCAAACGAAAGAGATGATTCAACAATCGGTCGAGTATATGAAAAATTTGGCTATTGGCGGTACTGCTGTCGGGACTGGAATTAATGCACATCCAGAGTTTGGAAGACGTGTTGCAGAAGAAATCAGCAGTTATACAGAAGAAAAGTTCACATCGTCAATCAATAAATTCCATGCTTTAACAAGTCATGATGAAACAGTATTTGTACATGGTGCATTAAAGGCATTAGCAGCAAATCTAATGAAAATTGCAAATGATGTTCGCTGGTTAGCAAGCGGTCCTAGGTGTGGTATTGGTGAAATAACGATACCTGAAAATGAACCAGGCAGCTCAATTATGCCTGGGAAAGTGAATCCGACCCAAAGTGAGGCATTAACGATGGTTGCAGCTCAAGTAATGGGAAATGATGCGACAATCGGTTTTGCAGCAAGCCAAGGGAATTTTGAATTAAATGTCTTTAAGCCTGTTATCATTTATAATTTTTTACAATCTGTCCAGCTGCTGTCAGATGCCATCATTTCCTTTAATGATAATTGTGCGATTGGTATTGAAGCTAATTTACCTGTTATTAACCGCTATGTGAACGATTCATTAATGCTTGTTACAGCCTTGAATCCTCATATCGGGTATGAAAACGCAGCGAAAATAGCTAAGCTTGCGCATAAGGAAGGATTAACGTTAAAAGAAGCGGCCGTTAGGTTAGAGCTATTAACAGAAGATCAGTTTGAACAATATGTGAAACCTGAAGAGATGGTTTATCCAAAAGAATAA
- a CDS encoding sensor histidine kinase, with product MKRTKRDLFYKTRRSLTAKYSLLIILFLMLFIIILFSFVYFWFLSAERSELRDRVRHEAELVEEFFLQDPNHHPGERNDNQEFVTTDSDPLFYYVLDTRGELVLNNEQLPLLKTAFINFIKNWKPEKEELRKEEFILDRKLFIKNEKNKDNRRFSTYIPKDPELQILMIARPIYDHDQLVGYLYIGENITDLLQLLKRLFIILAFSALIFSFIAFAFSRVMSNRAMVPIERAFKRQQEFVADASHELRTPLSVMLSSLDILEMEDEEKNEISAKMVGNLKDEVKRMSGLVGDLLTLARSDSDDPNISFEDFNLRPIAERTIHTFEGHAASKNIQLELDISTAITIFGNKDRITQLLYILLDNAIKYSKESGSVTLSITMEKNLVTISVKDNGIGIDEKNLTHIFERFYRVDKARTRQQGGHGLGLSIAKWIVDIHGGRISVESKIGEGSTFIVKIPSKTM from the coding sequence TTGAAACGAACTAAACGTGATCTCTTCTATAAAACCCGGCGATCGCTAACGGCTAAGTATAGTTTGCTCATTATTCTTTTTCTGATGTTATTTATCATTATTTTATTTTCATTTGTCTATTTTTGGTTTCTTTCTGCTGAAAGAAGTGAATTGCGCGATAGAGTAAGACATGAAGCAGAGCTTGTTGAGGAATTTTTCTTACAAGACCCTAATCATCATCCAGGTGAACGTAATGATAATCAGGAATTCGTCACGACAGATAGTGATCCGTTATTTTATTATGTTTTAGATACCAGAGGGGAATTGGTATTAAATAATGAACAATTACCTCTCCTCAAAACGGCTTTTATCAATTTTATTAAAAATTGGAAACCTGAAAAAGAAGAATTGCGAAAAGAGGAATTTATTCTTGATCGTAAACTATTTATAAAAAATGAAAAAAATAAAGATAATCGCCGCTTCTCAACCTATATACCAAAAGATCCAGAGTTGCAGATTCTGATGATTGCTAGACCAATCTATGATCATGATCAGCTAGTCGGATATCTATATATAGGCGAAAATATCACGGATTTATTACAATTACTAAAAAGACTTTTCATCATTTTAGCATTTTCAGCGCTTATCTTTTCATTCATTGCTTTTGCTTTTAGCCGAGTGATGTCAAATCGGGCAATGGTTCCAATTGAGCGGGCCTTTAAACGGCAACAGGAGTTCGTGGCAGACGCTTCCCATGAATTGCGGACACCATTAAGTGTGATGCTCTCTTCTTTAGATATTCTTGAAATGGAGGATGAGGAGAAAAATGAGATCTCAGCAAAAATGGTCGGAAATTTAAAAGACGAAGTAAAACGAATGTCTGGATTAGTAGGAGATTTACTAACACTGGCAAGATCTGATTCAGATGACCCGAACATTTCATTTGAAGATTTTAACCTTCGACCTATTGCCGAACGAACGATTCACACCTTTGAAGGCCATGCTGCTTCGAAAAATATTCAGCTTGAATTAGACATTTCAACTGCTATTACAATCTTTGGCAACAAAGACCGTATCACTCAGCTGTTGTATATCCTCCTCGATAATGCAATTAAATATTCCAAAGAATCTGGTTCTGTCACATTGTCGATTACGATGGAAAAGAATTTGGTTACGATCTCTGTTAAGGATAATGGAATCGGAATAGATGAAAAGAACTTAACACATATATTTGAAAGATTTTATCGTGTCGATAAAGCAAGAACAAGACAACAAGGCGGACATGGACTAGGTCTTTCCATTGCAAAATGGATCGTAGACATACACGGCGGCCGTATATCAGTAGAAAGTAAAATAGGTGAAGGTAGTACTTTTATCGTAAAAATTCCATCTAAAACAATGTAG
- a CDS encoding endonuclease MutS2: protein MNKTAIQRLEFDKVLVLLSEYAMSDAAKKRAKELLPIQDEKKIRRWLNETTEACKIIETSSSIPVHSLHGVEQLVALVDKGYLITPEQFGFLGAFLDSVKKIKKFMMKQEYHAPTISSYAYSLYELSELADEISRCIRNNRVDDYASKSLTKIRNKAGALEEKIKAKLAQIMKTSSSYLQEQVVSMRNGRYVVPVKNEYKRKFSGTILDQSSSGLTVYMEPSELNKLQDELAFLKVEEELEVQKILGILTEMTANYKQELLLNIEGMISYDFIFAKAKLSKVMRGNEVQLRPDEGYQIINARHPLLGENAVPLNVTLGRDYQALVITGPNTGGKTVTIKTIGLLAMMVQSGLHIPADHSSCFCIINDIFVDIGDHQSIEHSLSTFSSHIRNVIDILKQSREDTLIILDEIGSGTDPREGMGLAIAILEALYHSGAMIVATTHYSEIKEFAEKASGFQNGSMDFDIETLQPLYMLIIGKGGESRAFAIAQTLGMPEEIITRATEISYDQPRGEIMINPSISTREPARIKKPIQKGNQSVINYQIGDAVWVPHLQTKGIVVLKPNSMGEMELFVKGEKLILNHKRVKPFIEAKELYPDAYDLNQVFDNKEDRKKKKMMNRKHVEGLTIDYPEE, encoded by the coding sequence TTGAACAAAACAGCGATTCAACGTCTAGAATTTGATAAAGTACTTGTATTACTAAGTGAATATGCCATGAGTGATGCGGCAAAAAAAAGAGCGAAAGAACTGCTGCCAATTCAAGATGAGAAAAAAATACGCAGATGGCTGAATGAAACAACTGAAGCATGTAAAATCATTGAGACTTCATCAAGTATTCCTGTTCATTCGCTACATGGTGTTGAACAACTCGTTGCCCTTGTCGATAAAGGGTATCTCATCACCCCTGAACAATTCGGGTTTTTAGGGGCATTTTTAGATAGTGTGAAGAAAATCAAAAAATTTATGATGAAACAAGAATACCATGCACCTACAATTAGTTCATATGCCTATTCCCTTTATGAGCTGTCAGAGCTGGCTGATGAAATCTCACGCTGTATTCGTAACAATCGAGTTGATGATTATGCAAGCAAGTCATTAACGAAAATTAGAAATAAAGCTGGGGCACTGGAAGAGAAAATCAAAGCAAAATTAGCGCAAATCATGAAAACATCTTCTAGTTATTTGCAGGAGCAAGTTGTCAGTATGAGGAATGGAAGATATGTCGTACCTGTAAAAAATGAATATAAGCGAAAATTTTCAGGGACGATCCTTGATCAATCCTCAAGCGGTTTAACGGTGTATATGGAACCAAGTGAACTAAATAAGCTGCAAGACGAACTTGCCTTTTTGAAAGTGGAAGAAGAGCTTGAAGTTCAAAAAATCCTTGGGATCTTAACCGAAATGACTGCAAACTATAAACAGGAGCTTCTCCTAAATATTGAAGGGATGATTTCCTACGATTTTATTTTTGCCAAAGCAAAACTAAGCAAGGTTATGCGTGGAAATGAAGTGCAGCTTAGGCCGGATGAAGGTTATCAGATAATAAATGCAAGACATCCATTATTAGGTGAGAATGCTGTACCTTTGAACGTTACATTAGGCAGAGACTATCAGGCTTTAGTGATCACAGGACCGAATACTGGTGGTAAAACAGTAACAATAAAAACGATTGGTTTGTTGGCCATGATGGTTCAGTCAGGGCTCCATATTCCAGCGGATCACAGTAGCTGTTTTTGTATAATCAACGATATCTTTGTAGACATTGGCGATCATCAAAGCATCGAACATTCTTTAAGTACATTTTCTTCTCATATTCGCAATGTCATTGATATTCTAAAACAATCACGAGAAGATACACTCATTATTCTTGATGAAATCGGATCAGGTACAGATCCTCGCGAAGGTATGGGGTTAGCCATTGCAATCTTAGAAGCACTGTATCACTCTGGAGCAATGATTGTCGCGACTACTCATTATAGTGAAATAAAAGAATTTGCCGAAAAAGCGAGCGGATTTCAAAATGGATCAATGGATTTTGATATTGAAACACTGCAACCACTCTATATGCTCATCATTGGTAAGGGAGGAGAGAGTCGAGCGTTTGCGATTGCGCAAACATTAGGAATGCCTGAAGAAATCATTACAAGAGCAACCGAAATTTCCTATGATCAACCTCGGGGGGAAATAATGATAAATCCATCCATATCGACTCGAGAACCAGCTCGGATAAAGAAGCCAATCCAAAAAGGAAACCAATCGGTAATAAATTACCAAATCGGTGATGCTGTTTGGGTTCCACATCTGCAAACGAAAGGAATCGTTGTTTTAAAACCTAACTCAATGGGAGAGATGGAATTATTCGTAAAAGGTGAAAAGCTCATTCTTAATCATAAACGAGTAAAACCATTTATAGAGGCAAAAGAATTATATCCAGATGCATACGATTTAAACCAAGTATTTGATAATAAAGAAGACCGTAAGAAGAAAAAAATGATGAATCGAAAGCATGTGGAAGGGTTAACGATTGATTATCCCGAAGAATAA
- a CDS encoding sensor histidine kinase has product MKNKSLAFQIWLVFSGILLAISLLLVILFPTTLRGFFTKEIYKTIENEQMVLTEFGNPENKRNEFGASGQRDRTVSHMILPIYNSFILYSNELPADFIKHTQKLAEKQTNVVERYENTLQNQTLFYVIRKFTVDGEPSYLLSYSWDTYRNDLVYTLFRQLMIVMFIVFLFSWIPSIWLARYLSKPLVTLEKHVKNISEQEWHEPVIVDRNDEIGKLGHTIEKMRQHLVRKDEAQQTLLQNISHDLKTPVMVIRGYAQSVTDGIFPKGDLTSTMNVIEEESEKLEKKIKDLLYLTKLDFLATRKPIKTTFRLDQLLSDEVDRIKWAKPELDWQLHLDGAMVLGDVEQWEKLIENLFENSLRFANKVISITLTKTKDDILLRLWNDGSPIDDHIKDRLFDPFQKGHKGEFGLGLSIVKRIADIHQTEVWAANEENGAAFYAKIPLHYGDNR; this is encoded by the coding sequence ATGAAAAATAAATCATTAGCCTTTCAAATTTGGCTTGTCTTCTCTGGGATTTTATTAGCGATTTCATTATTATTGGTCATCCTCTTTCCAACAACGTTAAGGGGGTTTTTTACGAAGGAAATCTATAAAACGATTGAAAATGAACAAATGGTATTAACAGAGTTCGGAAATCCGGAAAATAAAAGAAATGAATTTGGGGCATCCGGACAACGAGATCGTACCGTTTCACATATGATTTTGCCTATTTATAATTCATTCATTTTATATTCAAATGAATTACCAGCTGATTTTATTAAACACACTCAGAAGTTAGCTGAAAAACAAACGAATGTTGTTGAACGCTATGAAAATACTTTACAAAACCAAACACTTTTTTATGTCATTAGAAAATTCACCGTTGATGGAGAACCAAGCTATCTACTATCCTATTCTTGGGATACATATCGAAACGATCTGGTCTATACACTTTTTCGCCAACTGATGATCGTTATGTTTATTGTATTTCTTTTCAGCTGGATCCCATCGATATGGCTTGCAAGATATTTATCGAAACCACTTGTTACATTAGAAAAACATGTTAAAAACATTTCTGAACAGGAATGGCATGAGCCTGTAATCGTCGATCGTAACGATGAAATTGGCAAGCTCGGTCATACGATTGAGAAAATGAGGCAGCATCTCGTTAGAAAAGATGAAGCACAACAGACCTTACTGCAAAATATCTCTCATGATCTAAAAACTCCGGTAATGGTCATTCGCGGATACGCACAATCAGTAACTGACGGGATTTTTCCTAAGGGAGACTTAACAAGTACAATGAATGTGATTGAAGAGGAATCTGAAAAGCTTGAGAAAAAAATAAAGGATTTGCTTTATTTGACAAAGCTTGATTTCTTAGCAACACGAAAACCAATAAAAACAACCTTTCGTCTTGATCAGCTTCTCTCTGATGAGGTAGATCGAATTAAATGGGCAAAGCCTGAACTGGATTGGCAGCTTCACTTAGATGGAGCGATGGTTTTAGGTGATGTGGAGCAATGGGAAAAACTGATCGAAAACCTTTTTGAGAATTCATTACGATTTGCCAATAAGGTGATTTCCATCACCCTAACAAAAACAAAGGATGACATTTTGTTGCGCTTATGGAATGATGGTTCTCCAATTGATGATCATATAAAAGATCGTCTTTTCGATCCATTTCAAAAGGGACATAAAGGAGAGTTCGGCTTAGGATTAAGCATTGTAAAACGAATTGCAGATATACATCAAACAGAAGTATGGGCTGCAAATGAAGAAAATGGCGCTGCATTTTATGCGAAAATTCCTTTACATTATGGAGATAATAGGTGA
- a CDS encoding methyl-accepting chemotaxis protein, with protein sequence MKQVLTFKSIRSRIFAGFIIVIALVIGLTLVNIISINKINNNTDHIVNENLNLLIYNQNLSSTVKNGIAAARGFYLTKDEQYIEDFEAQFSLNEELSKEAIENGMSEEGKKLADKSQEWFEIAANQIIPAYSRGDVEEARRLLAETDPLVNEIVTGFEDATQKREDLINSDGKAIIDLGESTATISIIASILVILFAVLSAIFTSRAITKPIKVVMERMGSMAAGDLSQQPIRTNSRDEVGKLVDSTNQMSDKVRELLQQISDVSETVSAQSEELTQSENEVRVGSIQVATTMQEMASGSEAQASHTTDLTSTMTEFAAKISELNMNGEQIQQSSNQVISLAVTGSELMDGSSSQMAKIDGIVQEAVLKVKNLDSKSKEISTLVEVIKAIADQTNLLALNAAIEAARAGEHGRGFAVVADEVRKLAEQVAVSVTEITGIVKGIQEETNNVTDSLESGYREVEQGTEKIEETSTTFKNIDKALNNMAQDIQEVLETLAMISKDSQSMNTKIEEIAAISEEAAAGVEQTSASSQQTSSSMEEVAKSSDDLAKLAEKMNLLVRQFKLK encoded by the coding sequence ATGAAACAGGTTTTAACATTTAAAAGTATAAGATCAAGAATTTTTGCAGGATTCATTATTGTCATTGCATTAGTTATTGGTCTTACGTTAGTTAATATTATTTCAATTAATAAAATTAACAATAACACAGACCATATTGTAAATGAAAATTTGAATTTACTCATTTATAACCAAAATTTATCGTCTACAGTAAAAAATGGTATAGCAGCAGCACGGGGCTTTTATTTAACAAAGGATGAACAATACATAGAAGATTTTGAAGCACAATTCTCTTTGAATGAAGAATTAAGCAAAGAAGCGATTGAAAATGGGATGTCTGAGGAAGGGAAGAAACTTGCAGATAAATCACAAGAATGGTTTGAGATCGCTGCAAATCAAATTATTCCAGCATATAGCCGTGGAGATGTAGAGGAAGCACGCCGGTTATTGGCAGAGACAGATCCTTTAGTTAACGAAATTGTTACAGGTTTTGAAGATGCTACTCAGAAACGAGAAGATTTGATTAATAGTGACGGAAAAGCAATTATCGATCTAGGGGAATCAACTGCAACTATTTCGATTATTGCTTCAATTTTAGTGATTTTATTTGCAGTCCTTTCAGCCATTTTTACATCAAGAGCTATTACTAAACCGATTAAAGTTGTCATGGAAAGAATGGGCTCAATGGCAGCAGGGGATCTAAGTCAGCAGCCAATACGTACTAATTCACGGGATGAAGTAGGAAAACTAGTTGATTCAACAAATCAAATGTCTGATAAAGTTCGTGAGCTATTGCAGCAAATTTCCGATGTGTCTGAAACAGTATCAGCACAAAGTGAAGAGTTAACGCAGTCAGAAAATGAGGTAAGAGTAGGATCTATTCAGGTTGCTACGACAATGCAGGAAATGGCGTCTGGTTCTGAAGCACAAGCCAGTCATACAACAGACCTGACTTCTACGATGACAGAATTCGCAGCGAAAATTAGTGAATTAAACATGAATGGTGAACAAATTCAACAATCTTCCAATCAAGTCATCTCACTTGCTGTTACAGGCAGTGAATTAATGGACGGTTCATCATCACAAATGGCAAAAATTGATGGGATTGTTCAAGAAGCGGTCTTAAAGGTGAAAAATTTAGATTCGAAATCAAAGGAAATCTCAACACTTGTCGAAGTGATTAAAGCAATTGCAGATCAAACAAATCTCTTAGCCTTAAATGCTGCAATTGAAGCTGCGCGTGCAGGGGAGCATGGAAGAGGGTTTGCGGTAGTTGCAGATGAAGTCCGTAAACTTGCTGAACAGGTTGCTGTATCTGTAACAGAAATAACAGGCATTGTAAAAGGTATTCAAGAAGAGACGAATAATGTAACAGATTCTTTAGAATCCGGTTATCGTGAAGTAGAACAAGGGACAGAAAAAATCGAAGAAACTAGCACAACATTCAAAAATATTGATAAGGCTTTAAACAATATGGCTCAGGATATTCAAGAGGTACTAGAAACACTAGCAATGATTTCGAAAGACTCACAAAGTATGAATACAAAGATAGAGGAAATAGCGGCCATTTCCGAAGAAGCAGCTGCTGGAGTTGAGCAAACATCTGCTTCCTCACAGCAAACAAGCAGCTCGATGGAAGAAGTAGCAAAAAGCTCAGATGATTTAGCAAAATTAGCTGAGAAAATGAATCTATTAGTGAGACAATTTAAATTGAAATAG
- a CDS encoding FAD-dependent oxidoreductase → MKIAVIGCTHAGTAAISNMIKLYPNADINVYEKNDNISFLSCGIALHVSGVVKDPNGLFYSSPEQLTEQGVNMFMKHEVIDVNIENKTIIARNLVTNETLHETFDKLVIATGSWPVIPKIEGIEMENVLLCKNFNHAQTIIEKAKHAQNIVVVGAGYIGIELVEAFEMSGKNVTLIDGEERVLSKYLDEPFTDILEADFQKRDIKLALGETVTRFVGNDEKRVAAVQTTNGTYEADLVILCIGFQPNTRLFRGQIDMLENGAIKVDEYMRTSNQDVFAAGDSCAIRYNPTGEHAYIPLATNAVRMGTLVAKNLIKPTIRYMGTQGTSGLRLFDQNIATTGLTETAALRMGMNVKSITILEHDRPEFMPTFEDIMLKIVYEEDTKRIVGAQVMSKVDVTQSINTLSVCIQNKMTTEELGFVDFFFQPHYNKPWNFLNQAGLQTI, encoded by the coding sequence ATGAAAATTGCCGTTATTGGATGTACACATGCTGGAACAGCAGCTATTTCAAATATGATAAAACTATACCCAAATGCAGATATAAATGTATATGAAAAAAATGATAATATTTCATTTTTATCTTGTGGAATTGCGTTACATGTTAGTGGAGTAGTAAAAGATCCAAATGGTCTATTCTATTCTTCTCCAGAACAATTAACAGAGCAAGGTGTTAATATGTTTATGAAACATGAAGTGATTGATGTAAATATTGAAAATAAAACAATTATTGCACGAAATCTCGTTACTAATGAAACATTACATGAAACATTTGATAAATTAGTTATTGCCACTGGTTCATGGCCTGTTATTCCTAAAATCGAAGGAATTGAAATGGAGAATGTCTTACTTTGCAAAAACTTTAACCATGCACAGACAATTATTGAAAAAGCAAAACATGCACAAAATATTGTTGTAGTAGGAGCAGGTTACATTGGCATTGAGTTAGTAGAGGCGTTTGAAATGAGCGGCAAAAATGTTACGCTTATCGATGGCGAGGAACGAGTTTTGAGCAAATATTTGGATGAACCTTTTACAGATATTCTTGAAGCGGATTTCCAAAAGCGTGATATCAAGCTAGCCTTAGGAGAAACTGTCACACGTTTTGTTGGGAATGATGAAAAAAGAGTAGCAGCCGTACAAACAACGAATGGCACATATGAAGCAGATCTAGTGATTTTATGTATTGGTTTTCAGCCAAATACACGGTTGTTTAGAGGACAAATTGATATGCTTGAAAATGGAGCAATTAAAGTAGATGAATACATGAGAACAAGTAATCAAGATGTATTTGCAGCAGGTGACAGCTGTGCAATCCGCTACAATCCAACAGGCGAACATGCTTATATACCATTAGCAACAAATGCGGTCAGAATGGGAACATTAGTAGCAAAAAATCTTATTAAACCAACCATTCGTTATATGGGCACACAAGGAACTTCAGGTCTAAGACTATTTGATCAAAATATTGCTACAACTGGTTTAACTGAAACAGCAGCACTTCGTATGGGTATGAATGTGAAAAGTATCACAATCTTAGAGCATGACAGACCTGAATTTATGCCAACTTTTGAAGATATTATGCTTAAAATCGTTTATGAAGAGGATACAAAACGAATTGTCGGAGCACAGGTAATGTCTAAAGTAGATGTTACTCAATCTATTAATACACTGTCTGTTTGTATCCAAAATAAGATGACAACAGAAGAATTAGGTTTTGTCGATTTCTTTTTCCAACCACACTATAATAAGCCTTGGAATTTCTTAAACCAGGCTGGTTTACAAACCATTTAA